In Leptospirillum ferriphilum, the following proteins share a genomic window:
- a CDS encoding bifunctional nuclease family protein, which produces MIEMFVREIFFDGSTKSYILILQDEEKNSTLPIWIGPFEAQAISMGKAGTPPERPQTHDLFVSLLNHLKIRILSAVIEKVEEGTFFSRIHLLSESSEFSIDARPSDAVAIAIRAQVPIYVKEEVIHQIPEHPDFRQLLDSPEDSDPPE; this is translated from the coding sequence ATGATAGAAATGTTCGTAAGAGAAATTTTTTTTGACGGGTCAACAAAATCTTATATTCTGATTTTGCAGGATGAAGAGAAAAACAGTACACTCCCCATCTGGATAGGTCCATTTGAAGCACAGGCGATTTCAATGGGAAAGGCGGGGACGCCGCCAGAGCGCCCTCAGACACATGATCTGTTTGTTTCATTGCTGAACCATTTAAAGATCAGGATTCTTTCCGCTGTCATAGAAAAAGTGGAAGAAGGAACATTTTTCTCAAGGATTCATTTATTATCCGAGTCGTCAGAGTTTTCAATAGATGCCAGACCAAGTGACGCAGTGGCGATCGCCATTCGTGCCCAGGTTCCTATTTATGTGAAAGAAGAGGTCATCCATCAAATTCCTGAACATCCAGATTTCAGGCAACTCCTCGACAGTCCGGAAGATTCGGATCCTCCTGAATAG